The following coding sequences lie in one Mycobacterium sp. Z3061 genomic window:
- the ipdC gene encoding (3aS,4S,5R,7aS)-5-hydroxy-7a-methyl-1-oxo-octahydro-1H-indene-4-carboxyl-CoA dehydrogenase, with translation MKLRTPLTELVGIEHPVVQTGMGWVAGARLVSATANAGGLGILASATMTLDELATAIGKVKAATDKPFGVNIRADAADAGDRVELMIREGVKVASFALAPKPELIARLKEAGAVVVPSIGAAKHARKVAGWGADAMIVQGGEGGGHTGPVATTLLLPSVLDAVKGTGIPVIAAGGFFDGRGLAAALSYGAAGVAMGTRFLLTSDSTVPDAVKRRYLESALDGTVVTTRVDGMPHRVLRTGLVEKLESGSRARGFTAAVRNAAKFKQMSQMSWRSMITDGLAMRHGKELTWSQVVMAANTPMLLKAGLVEGNTDAGVLASGQVAGILDDLPSCAELIESIVAEAIEHLQAASKLVE, from the coding sequence GTGAAGCTCAGAACACCGCTGACCGAGCTGGTCGGCATCGAGCACCCGGTGGTGCAGACCGGGATGGGCTGGGTGGCCGGCGCGCGGCTGGTGTCGGCGACGGCCAACGCCGGCGGGTTGGGCATCCTGGCCTCGGCCACCATGACACTGGACGAGCTGGCCACCGCCATCGGCAAGGTCAAAGCCGCCACCGACAAGCCGTTCGGCGTCAACATCCGCGCCGATGCCGCCGACGCCGGCGATCGCGTCGAACTGATGATTCGCGAGGGCGTCAAGGTCGCGTCGTTCGCGCTGGCGCCCAAGCCCGAATTGATCGCCCGCCTCAAAGAGGCCGGCGCGGTGGTTGTTCCGTCGATCGGTGCGGCCAAGCATGCCCGCAAGGTGGCCGGCTGGGGCGCCGACGCGATGATCGTGCAGGGCGGCGAAGGCGGCGGGCACACCGGCCCGGTCGCCACCACCCTGCTGCTGCCGTCCGTCCTGGACGCGGTCAAGGGCACCGGCATCCCGGTGATCGCCGCCGGCGGTTTCTTCGACGGACGCGGACTGGCAGCGGCACTTTCCTACGGCGCGGCCGGGGTGGCGATGGGCACCCGCTTCCTGCTCACGTCGGATTCCACGGTGCCCGACGCCGTCAAGCGGCGATACCTGGAGTCGGCCCTGGACGGCACGGTGGTCACCACCCGCGTCGACGGCATGCCGCACCGGGTGCTGCGGACCGGCCTGGTCGAGAAGCTGGAAAGCGGTTCGCGGGCAAGGGGTTTCACCGCCGCGGTACGCAACGCCGCCAAATTCAAGCAGATGTCGCAGATGAGCTGGCGGTCGATGATCACCGACGGCCTGGCCATGCGGCACGGCAAGGAACTCACCTGGTCACAGGTGGTGATGGCGGCCAACACCCCGATGCTGCTCAAGGCCGGACTGGTCGAGGGCAACACCGACGCCGGTGTCCTGGCGTCCGGGCAGGTGGCCGGCATCCTGGACGACCTGCCGTCATGCGCCGAGTTGATCGAGTCGATCGTGGCCGAGGCGATCGAGCATCTTCAGGCCGCATCGAAGCTAGTGGAGTAG
- a CDS encoding fatty acid desaturase, which produces MSTVEQEQATSGSAATHALPDPGEAVPKLALPTIGIFLASLTAFVTCTVGYINGWSPWWVTIPVNAAVTFVMFTVVHDASHYSISSVRWVNGLMGRLAWLFVGPVVAFPSFGYIHIQHHRHSNDDDQDPDTFASHGKWWQLPLRWSMVEYFYLRYYLPRARSRPVIEVAETVLMMVLSLTGLAVAVATGNFWILLVVFLIPQRIGLTILAWWFDWLPHHGLEDTQRTNRYRATRNRVGAEWLFTPVLLSQNYHLVHHLHPSVPFYRYLRTWKRNEEAYLERNAAINTVFGQQLNPDEYREWKELNGRLSKLLPVRMPSRSSSPHAVLHRIPVASVDPITADSTLVTFAVPEDLQDAFRFEPGQHVTVVGAEGVRRNYSICAPATRAQLRIAVKHIPGGAFSTYVAEQLKAGDVLELMTPTGRFGTPLHPLHRKHYVGLVAGSGITPVLSIVATTLEIETESRFTLIYGNRTKESTMFRAELDRLESRYADRLEVLHVLSGESLHAPELRGRIDRDKLNLWLTGNLQPDHVDEWFICGPMEMTTAVRETLLEHRVDAERIHLELFHGFETGSAAQHSYESATVTFRLSGKQWTYDLTPGDSILEGALQVRDDAPYACMGGACGTCRAKLIEGNVEMDHNFALGQAELDAGYILTCQSHPTTPFVSVDYDA; this is translated from the coding sequence ATGTCGACCGTCGAGCAGGAACAAGCGACCTCCGGGTCCGCCGCGACGCACGCACTGCCCGATCCGGGTGAAGCGGTGCCCAAGCTTGCGCTACCCACGATCGGGATCTTCCTCGCGTCCCTGACCGCCTTTGTGACCTGCACAGTCGGCTACATCAACGGATGGTCACCCTGGTGGGTGACCATTCCGGTGAACGCCGCGGTGACGTTCGTGATGTTCACCGTCGTGCACGACGCGTCGCATTACTCGATCAGCTCGGTTCGCTGGGTCAACGGCCTGATGGGGCGGCTCGCCTGGCTCTTCGTCGGTCCGGTCGTCGCGTTCCCGTCGTTCGGGTACATCCACATCCAGCATCACCGGCACTCCAACGACGACGACCAGGACCCGGACACCTTCGCCTCGCACGGCAAGTGGTGGCAGTTGCCGTTGCGCTGGTCGATGGTGGAGTACTTCTACCTGCGCTACTACCTGCCGCGCGCCCGCAGCCGCCCGGTCATCGAGGTCGCCGAGACGGTGCTGATGATGGTCCTGAGCCTGACCGGGCTGGCCGTGGCCGTCGCGACCGGCAACTTCTGGATCCTGCTCGTCGTATTCCTGATCCCACAGCGCATCGGGCTGACCATCCTGGCGTGGTGGTTCGACTGGCTGCCCCACCACGGACTCGAAGACACGCAGCGCACCAACCGCTACCGGGCGACCCGCAATCGCGTCGGCGCCGAATGGCTGTTCACTCCGGTTCTGCTGTCGCAGAACTACCACCTGGTGCATCACCTGCACCCGTCGGTGCCCTTCTACCGCTACCTGCGGACGTGGAAGCGCAACGAAGAGGCTTACCTGGAGCGCAACGCCGCCATCAACACGGTCTTCGGCCAGCAGCTCAACCCCGACGAGTACCGGGAGTGGAAGGAACTCAACGGCCGGCTGTCCAAGCTGCTTCCGGTGCGAATGCCCTCGCGATCCAGTTCGCCGCACGCCGTGCTGCACCGCATCCCGGTCGCGTCGGTAGACCCCATCACCGCCGACAGCACCCTGGTCACCTTCGCCGTGCCCGAGGACCTGCAGGACGCGTTCCGGTTCGAACCGGGCCAGCATGTCACGGTGGTGGGCGCTGAAGGCGTTCGTCGCAACTACTCAATCTGCGCGCCGGCAACGCGCGCGCAGCTGCGGATCGCGGTCAAACACATTCCCGGCGGCGCTTTCTCGACGTATGTGGCTGAGCAACTCAAGGCCGGTGATGTGCTCGAGCTGATGACGCCGACCGGCCGGTTCGGCACCCCGCTGCATCCCTTGCACCGCAAGCACTACGTCGGCCTGGTGGCCGGCAGCGGTATTACGCCGGTGTTGTCAATCGTGGCAACGACTTTGGAGATCGAGACGGAGAGTCGGTTCACGCTGATCTATGGCAACCGCACCAAGGAATCGACGATGTTCCGCGCCGAACTGGACCGCCTCGAGTCGCGTTATGCCGACCGGCTGGAAGTCCTGCACGTGCTGTCTGGGGAGTCGTTGCACGCTCCGGAGCTGCGTGGCCGGATCGACCGCGACAAACTGAACCTGTGGCTGACCGGCAACCTGCAGCCGGACCACGTCGACGAGTGGTTCATCTGCGGCCCGATGGAGATGACCACCGCCGTTCGCGAGACGTTGCTGGAGCACCGGGTGGACGCCGAGCGCATTCACCTGGAGCTTTTCCACGGCTTCGAAACTGGTTCTGCCGCACAGCATTCCTATGAGAGCGCGACGGTGACGTTCCGGCTGTCCGGGAAGCAGTGGACGTACGATCTGACCCCCGGCGACTCGATCCTCGAGGGCGCGCTGCAGGTGCGCGACGACGCGCCGTATGCCTGCATGGGCGGCGCGTGCGGAACCTGCCGGGCGAAGTTGATCGAGGGCAATGTCGAGATGGACCACAACTTCGCGCTCGGGCAGGCCGAGCTGGACGCCGGTTACATCCTTACTTGCCAGTCGCATCCGACCACGCCGTTCGTCTCGGTCGACTACGACGCCTGA
- a CDS encoding DUF559 domain-containing protein: MDWPFLGVEALAAGVIPERAMRTLYEPVYPGVYGAAGIELTAGQRAHAAWLWSRRRAVVAGNSAAALLGAKWVSPSLDAELVHDNRKPPPRIVVHSDTLAPHEVLTVEGITVTTPARTAFDIGRRTATRLHAVQRLDALVNATDLKVADVEAVIAEHRGARGLVRLRRILPLVDGGAESPQETRTRLALIDAGLPKPQTQVRVCGEYGYFVARVDMGYEELRVGIEYDGPQHWTDSDQRDRDIDRYTALADLGWKIVRVSSDLLRYREATFVSRVVAAMQAAGWRW; this comes from the coding sequence ATGGACTGGCCGTTTCTCGGCGTTGAAGCGCTAGCTGCTGGGGTCATTCCCGAGCGCGCCATGCGGACGCTGTACGAGCCCGTTTACCCCGGCGTCTACGGCGCGGCCGGCATCGAGCTGACAGCCGGCCAGCGCGCGCATGCCGCGTGGTTGTGGTCACGCCGTCGTGCGGTGGTCGCCGGCAACTCGGCGGCAGCACTACTCGGCGCTAAATGGGTCAGCCCGTCACTCGATGCCGAGCTGGTGCACGACAATCGAAAACCGCCGCCGCGCATCGTGGTTCATAGCGATACCCTTGCGCCGCACGAAGTGCTGACCGTAGAAGGAATTACGGTGACCACCCCCGCGCGCACAGCCTTCGATATCGGCAGACGAACCGCTACGCGGTTGCACGCGGTCCAGCGCCTCGATGCTCTCGTGAACGCGACCGATCTGAAGGTTGCCGACGTGGAAGCTGTGATCGCCGAGCATCGAGGCGCGCGTGGTCTGGTGAGACTTCGCCGGATATTGCCGTTGGTCGACGGAGGGGCCGAATCACCGCAGGAGACGCGGACCCGATTGGCGTTGATCGATGCGGGGCTGCCGAAACCCCAGACGCAGGTCAGGGTATGCGGCGAATACGGGTACTTCGTGGCGCGTGTCGACATGGGCTACGAGGAGCTGCGCGTCGGTATCGAGTACGACGGGCCGCAGCACTGGACGGACTCGGACCAACGTGACCGGGACATCGACCGGTATACCGCGTTGGCCGATTTGGGCTGGAAAATCGTCAGGGTGAGCAGCGACCTGCTCCGCTACCGGGAGGCGACATTCGTCAGCCGGGTTGTCGCGGCGATGCAGGCTGCCGGATGGCGCTGGTGA
- the fadA6 gene encoding steroid 3-ketoacyl-CoA thiolase FadA6 has protein sequence MAGYSEAYVIDAVRTAVGKRGGGLAGVHPVDLGALGWRGLLDRVDVDPAAVDDVIAGCVDAIGGQAGNIARLSWLAAGYPEEVPGVTVDRQCGSSQQAISFGAQAIMSGTADLIVAGGMQNMSQIPISSAMTVGEQFGFTSPTNESKQWLHRYGDQEISQFRGSEMIAEKWNLSREEMEQYSLNSHERAFAAIRGGNFDNEILSVETETGAFRVDEGPRESSLEKMAGLKTLVEGGRLTAAMASQISDGASAVLLASEQAVKDHGLTPRARIHHISTRGADPVFMLTGPIPATRYALEKTGLSIDDIDTVEINEAFAPVVMAWLKEIKADPERVNPNGGAIALGHPLGATGAKLFTTMLNTLERIGGRYGLQTMCEGGGTANVTIIERL, from the coding sequence ATGGCTGGGTATTCCGAGGCCTATGTCATCGACGCGGTGCGTACCGCGGTTGGCAAGCGTGGGGGCGGGTTGGCCGGTGTTCATCCCGTCGACCTCGGTGCCCTCGGGTGGCGTGGACTGCTGGACCGGGTGGACGTCGACCCGGCCGCCGTCGACGACGTGATCGCCGGTTGCGTGGACGCCATCGGCGGCCAGGCCGGAAACATCGCGCGCCTGTCGTGGCTGGCCGCCGGCTATCCGGAAGAGGTGCCGGGTGTCACCGTCGACCGGCAGTGCGGCTCCAGCCAGCAGGCCATTTCTTTTGGCGCGCAAGCGATTATGTCGGGCACCGCGGATCTGATTGTGGCCGGTGGCATGCAGAACATGAGCCAGATCCCGATCTCGTCGGCGATGACCGTCGGCGAGCAGTTCGGATTCACCTCGCCCACAAACGAATCCAAGCAGTGGCTGCACAGGTACGGCGACCAGGAGATCTCGCAGTTCCGCGGTTCGGAGATGATCGCCGAGAAGTGGAACCTGTCGCGGGAAGAGATGGAGCAGTACTCGCTCAATAGCCACGAAAGGGCATTCGCGGCGATCCGCGGCGGCAACTTCGACAACGAGATCCTCTCTGTCGAAACCGAAACCGGTGCTTTCCGGGTGGACGAAGGCCCGCGGGAATCGTCGTTGGAGAAAATGGCCGGATTGAAGACGCTGGTCGAAGGCGGCCGGTTGACCGCGGCGATGGCCAGCCAGATTTCCGACGGAGCATCCGCAGTGCTGCTGGCGTCCGAGCAGGCCGTCAAAGATCACGGTCTGACGCCGCGCGCCCGCATCCACCACATCAGCACCCGCGGTGCCGACCCGGTGTTCATGCTCACCGGGCCCATCCCGGCCACCCGTTACGCGCTGGAGAAGACGGGCCTGTCCATCGACGACATCGACACCGTCGAGATCAACGAGGCGTTCGCACCGGTTGTCATGGCCTGGCTCAAGGAGATCAAAGCGGACCCGGAGAGGGTCAACCCCAACGGCGGCGCGATCGCACTCGGGCACCCGTTGGGCGCCACTGGCGCCAAGCTGTTCACCACCATGCTGAACACCCTGGAGCGCATCGGTGGCCGCTACGGGCTGCAGACGATGTGCGAGGGTGGCGGCACCGCGAACGTGACCATCATCGAGCGTCTCTGA
- the kstR2 gene encoding TetR family transcriptional regulator KstR2 has product MERVAGQANSRRDELLGLAAVMFAERGLRATTVRDIADGAGILSGSLYHHFASKEEMVDELLRGFLDWLFARYREIVANEPNPLERLKGLFMASFEAIEHRHAQVVIYQDEAQRLSSQPRFSYLDERNKQQRKMWVDLLHQGIEEGYFRPDLDVDLVYRFIRDTTWVSVRWYQPGGPLTAQQVGQKYLAIVLGGIAKEGN; this is encoded by the coding sequence GTGGAGCGCGTGGCCGGCCAGGCTAACAGTCGCCGAGACGAGTTGCTGGGACTCGCCGCGGTGATGTTCGCCGAACGCGGCTTACGCGCTACGACCGTGCGCGACATCGCCGACGGGGCCGGCATCCTGTCCGGCAGTCTCTACCACCACTTCGCCTCCAAGGAGGAGATGGTCGACGAGCTGCTGCGCGGGTTCCTGGACTGGTTGTTCGCACGCTATCGCGAGATCGTCGCCAACGAACCCAACCCACTGGAACGACTCAAGGGCTTGTTCATGGCGTCGTTCGAAGCGATCGAGCATCGGCACGCCCAGGTCGTCATCTATCAGGATGAGGCGCAACGACTTTCGTCGCAACCACGATTTTCCTACCTTGACGAGCGCAACAAGCAGCAGCGCAAGATGTGGGTCGACCTGCTCCACCAGGGCATCGAGGAGGGCTACTTCCGGCCCGACCTGGACGTCGACCTGGTCTATCGCTTCATCCGGGACACCACGTGGGTGTCGGTGCGCTGGTATCAACCCGGCGGACCGCTCACCGCGCAGCAGGTGGGTCAGAAATATCTCGCCATTGTTTTGGGCGGAATCGCGAAAGAAGGGAATTGA
- a CDS encoding PPE domain-containing protein: MVNFAALPPEINSLQMLVGAGSAPLLQASTAWSGLADELSSAADSFTKLTANLAGQAWQGPAAEAMVAAAGPYSAFLKVASAKAHGKAAQAKVVAGEFEAARAAIIHPEAIAANRSAFVQLIRSNLLGLNAPAIAAVESIYDQFWAADVAALSSYHAGASAAAAQLAPWAAAIPGLENLGLGNNGTGNIGSGNLGNANIGNGNTGDANFGGGNRGNANLGSGNAGNGNTGLGNGGAGNIGLGNRGLSATTGNNIGMGNIGIGNAGIGNIGNANQGGGNTGNNNIGGGNTGNNNLGFGNTGNNNIGIGLTGDNQRGINLAGLLNSGSGNIGIGNSGNNNIGFFNSGNGNVGFFSSGINTADPGALNSIGFGNAGVGNIGFGNNGSGNFGFGNSGTLNTGIGNAGGYSTGFGNTGQVNTGFENSGNWNTGAENAGSANTGLWNSGNLNTGAGIITNSGATNSGFNNTGTNVSGFNNTAVGGGQMSGFFNSVSGGSAANNRVSGFFNNAVTGPLNGNPSGVLAGFTSGFFNMGTGLAGFFSITQLLKNI, encoded by the coding sequence GTGGTGAATTTTGCGGCGTTACCGCCGGAGATCAACTCTCTGCAGATGCTGGTCGGCGCGGGTTCTGCGCCCCTGCTGCAAGCCTCTACCGCCTGGTCGGGACTCGCCGACGAATTGAGTTCAGCGGCAGACTCTTTCACTAAATTGACCGCCAACCTGGCCGGCCAGGCCTGGCAGGGTCCTGCGGCGGAGGCCATGGTGGCCGCTGCGGGTCCATATTCTGCGTTTCTGAAAGTCGCCTCGGCCAAAGCCCACGGCAAAGCCGCCCAGGCCAAAGTGGTCGCCGGCGAGTTCGAGGCGGCGAGGGCCGCGATCATCCACCCTGAGGCCATCGCGGCGAACCGGAGCGCCTTCGTGCAGCTCATTCGCTCGAACCTGCTCGGGCTCAACGCGCCGGCGATCGCGGCCGTGGAAAGCATCTACGACCAGTTCTGGGCAGCCGACGTCGCCGCGCTGAGCAGCTACCACGCCGGCGCGTCGGCCGCCGCCGCACAGCTGGCGCCGTGGGCGGCCGCGATACCGGGCCTGGAAAACCTGGGTCTGGGCAACAACGGCACCGGCAACATCGGCAGTGGAAACCTCGGCAACGCCAACATCGGCAACGGGAACACCGGGGATGCCAACTTCGGTGGCGGCAACCGCGGCAACGCGAATCTGGGCAGCGGAAACGCCGGCAACGGCAACACCGGACTCGGCAACGGTGGCGCGGGCAACATCGGTCTGGGCAATCGTGGGCTGAGCGCCACTACCGGTAACAACATCGGGATGGGCAACATCGGCATCGGCAATGCCGGCATCGGCAACATCGGCAACGCCAACCAGGGCGGCGGCAACACCGGCAACAACAACATCGGCGGCGGCAACACCGGCAACAACAATCTGGGTTTCGGCAACACCGGTAACAACAACATCGGAATCGGCCTCACCGGGGACAATCAGCGTGGCATCAACCTTGCCGGCCTGCTCAACTCCGGTAGCGGCAACATTGGCATCGGCAACTCGGGCAACAACAACATCGGCTTCTTCAACTCCGGCAACGGCAACGTCGGCTTCTTCAGTTCCGGCATCAACACCGCCGACCCTGGCGCCCTCAACAGCATCGGTTTCGGCAATGCCGGTGTCGGCAACATCGGCTTCGGCAACAACGGAAGCGGCAACTTCGGATTCGGCAACTCTGGCACGTTGAACACCGGCATCGGTAACGCAGGCGGGTACAGCACCGGCTTCGGCAACACGGGTCAGGTCAACACCGGGTTCGAAAACTCGGGCAACTGGAACACCGGCGCCGAGAACGCGGGGTCCGCCAACACCGGTCTGTGGAATTCCGGCAACCTGAACACCGGCGCCGGAATCATCACCAATTCCGGTGCTACGAACTCCGGCTTCAACAACACGGGCACTAACGTCTCGGGCTTCAACAACACGGCGGTGGGTGGCGGTCAGATGTCCGGCTTCTTCAATTCCGTCAGCGGAGGCTCGGCGGCGAACAATCGGGTTTCCGGTTTCTTCAACAACGCCGTCACGGGACCGCTGAACGGTAATCCGTCGGGCGTCCTGGCCGGCTTCACCTCCGGCTTCTTCAACATGGGCACCGGGCTGGCCGGATTCTTCAGCATCACGCAACTGCTAAAGAACATTTAA
- a CDS encoding PPE domain-containing protein → MTGLTEVSAVNFSVLPPEINSLRMFLGAGSAPMLEASAAWSGLAEELGSAADSFSSVTAGLTSQAWQGPAAAAMTKAAAPYSTFLRAASSRALTASVGAKEIASIYEACKSAIVHPEVIAANRKAFVQAVRTNVFGFNAPFIAAAEAAYEEFWATDVAAMVGYHGGASTVAAQLSSWQQTLKGLPGIGQLLGGTPGAATAAPGDPNIGIGNKGGGLNVGNGNTGNNNIGNGNKGNLNFGGGNTGNSNIGSGNRGFNSGGAGNNNWGFGNFGNDNIGFGNRGNTASSSNPGANFGIGNFGNGNFGLGNRGDLNVGGGNTGNGNVGFGLTGNKLVGVGGAYFDSINGTFHFDGLNSGTGNIGLFNSGTNNIGFFNSGDGNVGLFSSGFHAASDPSFGKIQSLGIGNSGFGNIGIGNTGSGNFGLANSGQLNTGFGNSGGENTGFGNSGSLNTGWNNSGSFNTLDGNSGNTNTGLWNSGNFNTGVGSSTDVAATTSGFGNTGTNVSGFNNTPTGPNAGNVSGFFNKASGGSLSNGSISGLFNTGVTGPLPPFPSGFISGANSGFFNSGTAVAGFFSLTQLLKNL, encoded by the coding sequence ATGACGGGGTTAACGGAGGTCAGCGCTGTGAACTTTTCGGTCCTTCCACCAGAGATCAACTCTTTGCGGATGTTCCTCGGCGCTGGGTCAGCGCCCATGCTCGAAGCCTCGGCGGCGTGGTCGGGTCTGGCCGAAGAACTGGGATCCGCGGCCGACTCGTTTTCCTCGGTGACCGCCGGGCTGACCAGCCAGGCCTGGCAAGGCCCGGCAGCGGCGGCGATGACCAAAGCAGCCGCCCCTTACTCCACATTCCTGCGGGCCGCTTCCAGTCGCGCCCTCACCGCCTCCGTCGGCGCCAAAGAGATCGCCAGCATTTACGAGGCGTGCAAGTCCGCCATCGTCCATCCCGAGGTCATCGCGGCCAACCGGAAAGCCTTCGTCCAAGCGGTCCGCACCAACGTCTTTGGATTCAATGCACCGTTCATCGCCGCTGCCGAAGCTGCCTATGAGGAATTCTGGGCCACCGATGTCGCCGCAATGGTCGGCTACCACGGCGGAGCTTCAACAGTGGCCGCGCAACTGTCGTCCTGGCAGCAGACGCTGAAGGGCCTGCCCGGTATCGGACAGCTGTTGGGCGGCACCCCGGGCGCAGCGACAGCCGCCCCGGGGGACCCGAACATCGGCATCGGCAATAAGGGCGGCGGCCTCAACGTCGGCAACGGCAACACCGGCAACAACAACATCGGTAATGGAAACAAGGGCAATCTGAACTTCGGTGGCGGAAACACCGGCAACTCCAACATCGGCAGCGGCAACAGAGGCTTCAATTCCGGGGGAGCGGGAAACAACAACTGGGGCTTCGGGAACTTCGGTAACGACAACATCGGCTTCGGAAACCGCGGCAACACCGCCAGCAGCTCCAACCCTGGCGCTAACTTCGGCATAGGAAACTTCGGCAACGGGAACTTCGGTCTCGGCAACCGTGGCGACCTCAATGTCGGCGGTGGCAATACCGGGAATGGCAATGTCGGGTTCGGGCTCACCGGGAACAAGTTGGTCGGTGTCGGCGGGGCTTACTTCGACTCGATCAACGGAACCTTCCACTTCGACGGCTTGAACTCCGGCACCGGCAACATCGGTTTGTTCAACTCTGGTACCAACAACATCGGTTTCTTTAATTCGGGCGACGGGAATGTCGGCCTCTTCAGTTCTGGCTTCCACGCGGCGTCCGATCCTAGCTTCGGCAAGATTCAAAGCCTGGGCATCGGTAACTCAGGCTTCGGCAACATCGGCATCGGAAACACCGGCAGCGGAAACTTCGGCTTGGCGAACTCGGGTCAACTCAACACCGGCTTCGGCAACTCGGGCGGCGAGAATACTGGTTTCGGCAACTCGGGCAGCCTGAACACGGGTTGGAACAACTCGGGCAGTTTCAACACGCTGGACGGGAACTCGGGCAACACAAACACCGGACTCTGGAATTCAGGCAACTTCAACACCGGGGTAGGGTCGAGTACGGACGTTGCGGCTACTACGTCGGGCTTCGGCAACACAGGCACTAACGTCTCCGGCTTCAACAACACGCCTACGGGGCCGAACGCGGGCAACGTATCCGGGTTCTTCAACAAGGCCAGTGGTGGAAGTCTCTCGAACGGCAGCATTTCGGGATTGTTCAACACGGGCGTCACGGGTCCCCTTCCGCCGTTCCCGAGCGGGTTCATCAGCGGGGCCAACAGTGGCTTCTTCAACTCAGGCACTGCGGTCGCGGGCTTCTTCAGCCTCACCCAGCTGCTGAAGAACCTGTAA
- a CDS encoding PPE domain-containing protein produces the protein MSNFAVLPPEVNSLRMFIGAGSAPMIEAATAWAGLADELSTAAESFSTVTSGLTGQAWQGPAAAAMAATAAPYAGFLNAAAAKALLASGQAKAVASTFETARAATVHPLAVEANRNAFVQLVRSNFLGLNAPAIAAAESVYEEMWAADVSAMSGYYTGASAAITDLIPIPAGLQQIINTLPNLGLGNLGNANIGGGNVGGGNVGNGNLGSSNLGGGNNGSKNIGSGNVGDGNIGGGNFGQNNIGFGNSGLGNGFRFAGDGDHNVGFGNSGNHNFGLGNSGDRNVGGGNTGNHNIGFGLTGDNLVGLGNIYLDRSTGQFVFNGLNSGSGNIGLFNSGNNNIGFFNSGDGNVGLFSSGSNAFAPGSLNNIGLGNSGTGNLGLANAAYGNTGFGNGGSVNTGFANGGSVNTGFGNAGSWNTGWDNAGLANTGTGNSGDVNTGLWNSGDANTWVGATTDSGATNSGFLTAGEGTSGFFNFASGPASGFLSGIGNIAGGAPDVNGRGSGFFNFGLPTPVSTDPLDGVSAGFNSGLLNFGSQLSGIFSLGRLLG, from the coding sequence GTGTCGAACTTTGCGGTGTTGCCGCCTGAGGTCAATTCGTTGCGGATGTTCATCGGCGCGGGCTCGGCGCCGATGATCGAGGCGGCAACAGCCTGGGCCGGTCTGGCCGACGAATTGTCCACCGCCGCGGAGTCGTTCTCAACGGTCACCTCCGGACTTACCGGCCAAGCCTGGCAAGGCCCGGCCGCGGCGGCGATGGCAGCGACTGCGGCGCCGTACGCCGGCTTTCTCAATGCCGCGGCGGCCAAGGCACTGCTCGCGTCCGGTCAAGCCAAAGCGGTGGCAAGCACTTTCGAAACCGCGCGCGCGGCCACGGTCCATCCGCTTGCGGTCGAGGCAAATCGCAATGCATTCGTTCAACTGGTGCGCTCGAACTTCCTGGGACTCAACGCGCCGGCGATCGCGGCGGCCGAGAGCGTCTACGAAGAGATGTGGGCCGCAGACGTCTCGGCGATGTCGGGCTACTACACCGGCGCGTCGGCGGCGATCACCGACCTGATCCCGATTCCCGCTGGGCTGCAACAAATCATCAATACACTGCCCAACCTGGGCCTCGGTAACCTGGGCAACGCCAACATCGGTGGCGGCAACGTCGGTGGCGGCAATGTCGGCAACGGGAACCTCGGCAGCTCAAACCTGGGCGGCGGCAACAACGGCAGCAAGAACATCGGCAGCGGCAACGTCGGCGACGGCAACATCGGTGGCGGCAACTTCGGCCAGAACAACATCGGCTTCGGAAACAGCGGGCTGGGCAACGGTTTTCGGTTCGCCGGCGACGGTGACCACAACGTCGGTTTCGGCAATAGCGGCAACCACAACTTCGGGCTGGGGAACAGTGGCGACCGAAATGTGGGCGGCGGCAACACCGGCAACCACAACATCGGCTTCGGCCTCACCGGCGACAACCTGGTCGGTCTCGGCAACATCTACCTCGACCGGTCGACCGGCCAGTTTGTGTTCAACGGCCTGAACTCCGGCAGCGGCAACATCGGCCTGTTCAACTCCGGCAACAACAACATCGGCTTCTTCAACTCCGGCGACGGCAACGTCGGCCTCTTCAGTTCCGGCTCAAACGCATTCGCGCCGGGCAGCCTGAACAACATCGGCCTGGGCAACTCCGGCACCGGCAACCTCGGACTGGCCAACGCCGCTTACGGCAACACCGGATTCGGCAACGGCGGCAGCGTCAACACCGGCTTCGCCAACGGGGGCAGCGTCAACACCGGCTTCGGCAACGCGGGCAGCTGGAACACCGGCTGGGACAATGCCGGCCTGGCGAACACCGGAACCGGGAACTCGGGTGACGTCAACACCGGGCTGTGGAACTCGGGCGACGCGAACACCTGGGTGGGCGCGACCACCGACAGCGGCGCCACCAATTCCGGTTTCCTGACCGCGGGCGAGGGCACATCGGGATTCTTCAACTTCGCCAGTGGCCCAGCAAGCGGCTTCCTCTCCGGGATCGGGAATATCGCCGGCGGCGCACCCGATGTGAACGGCAGGGGCTCGGGCTTCTTCAACTTCGGCCTCCCGACCCCGGTGAGCACCGATCCCCTCGACGGCGTATCAGCCGGCTTCAACTCCGGACTGCTCAACTTCGGTTCGCAGTTGTCCGGGATCTTCAGCCTCGGCCGCCTGCTGGGCTAG